The Stieleria maiorica genome includes the window GAATTCAGTAGCCGGATGGCAGCACGTTAGTGTTTAACCTTGAGGCGATTCCCGGTCGCTGCTTCGCAGCGCGAGTGGGCGGCTAAAGCCTGGACACCAGCGATTGTGCTGGTGCCATTGACGCCTGCCCCAGTTGTCTTGTCCTCGACCATTCGTCTGCCACTGATTCGTTTGCTACGCGACTCCGCCTTGATTGGCATACTTGTCGGGTAGAACGGATTGGAAAGCTGCGATCGAGATGGCAGCTTGTGCAAGCGATCGGGAAGGGTGTTAAACTGAGGGGCCCCCAGCTCAGAGACTGCTGAATCGGTTGCCATGACGTGGTCACCCGGCATGCCTGGTAACCGATACTCTCTGTCCCACCCAACCATCTGCGTTTGACGAAAACGACACCGAGCCTGCCCCAGTCGTTCGTCACCGCGGAACAGAATGAGGCGATCGATGATTACCAGCCAAGTTTCGAACGGCCGCGCGGTCATCCGCATTGCAGTTGGACTGGGCTTGGCGATCTGTCTGAGCTCGGCAGCCGGCCCGAGTGGTTCGCCTGCTTTGGCGAATGACACCAGCCCGGCAAACAAGATCAGTTTCAGCGGCGACGTGCGACCGATCCTGGCGGAGTACTGTGTCCAGTGCCATGGCCCGGACGATCAAGAACGCCAAGCCGACTTGCGGCTGGACAGCCGCGACGACAGGACGAGCGACGTCATCGTCGCGGGCGCCCCCGATGAGAGCGAATTGATCTTGAGGTTGACGACCGAAGACCTGGAGATGCGGATGCCGCCCCCGGAATTGCAAAAGCGCCCCACGGCGAACGAGATCGAGATTCTACGTCGTTGGATCGATCAGGGGGCAACGTTTGAGCGACATTGGTCCTATCAACCGATCGGCGACCCAGACGTTCCCGAGCCCAGCGGTGACGCATCTACCGAGATCGATCGCTTTATCGTCGCGGCACTGGAGAAGAACGGGCTCACGCTCGCTCCGCGACTGGATCGCCGAAGACTCATTCGGCGAGCGACTTTCGATTTGATCGGATTGCCTCCCTCGCCCGCTGAGGTCGAAGCGTTCGTCGACGACGCCGCGGCAGACGACGTTGCGTTCGCCAAGGTGATCGATCGATTGCTCCAGTCGCCTCGTTATGGCGAACGCTGGGGCCGACATTGGCTGGACATCGCTCGCTATGCCGACACCCATGGCGGCTCGGCCATCGGTTTCACGCGGTTTCCGTTTTCATACACCTATCGAGACTATGTGATCGGTGCGTTCAACGATGACCTGCCCTACGACGAATTCGTCCGACAGCAACTGGCGGCCGATCAATTGGACCTGCCGGCCAACGATCCCGCCCTGGCCGCGTTGGGGTTCCTGACCGTGGGCATGCAGTTTCGTAGCGTGCATGATCTGATTGACGACCAGATCGACGTGGTCACCCGAGGACTGATGGGGATGACCGTCGCCTGTGCCCGCTGCCACGACCACAAATTCGACGAAATCCCCACGACGGACTACTACGCCCTGTACGCGACCCTGGCCAGCAGCACGTCGCCGGACGATTTACCGGTGCTGGGCGAACCATCGCCGACCGACCAGCTGCGCGACTACCAACGCCGACTCGAAGAACGGCAAACGATCTATCGCGATATGGCGCGTGATCAGATCGAAGTGATGCGAAACCGATTGCGCAGCCAAGTCGGTTTGTACTTGACCGAATTGGCCAAGGGGGTGCCCGAACAGGATCTGTCGGCGGCGTTCCTGTCGTACCGCACCGATGACGTGCGTCCCGTTGTTCTGAATCGTTGGCGGACCTACTTGGGCACGCTGAGCGAACAGGATCCGGTGTTCTTTGCGTGGATCCGCCTCCGGGAAACTCCCGCGGACCAATTTCAAGCTGCGTGCGAACAACTGGTGCAGACATTAAAAGCGGAGAACGGCGATCCCGCGAAGTATAAAGACATGCACAACATGAGCGTGGAGGCTCCGATATGGAATCCGCGAGTCCTGGATGCTCTCGCAGAAGCCAAACCGGCGTCGCTGATCGAACTGGCCGCTGTCTACGGCGAACTGTTCACCGAAGTGCACCTCGGTTGGTTGACGGCGTTGCACGAAGCGTCCATGGAAGCGACGCCGACCGGGGATCTGATCACCGACGAAGATCCGCGACACGCTGAAATCAATAGCGCGATCAATCAGCAGCTGCGGCGGCACCTGTACGAATCCGGTACCCCGACCGACGTACCGGACGAAATCGCTGTCAAAATGCTGAATCGCACGGTATCGGACAAATTGTCGGGAAAACGCGGTACGATCCATGCCTTGCATTTGAACTCGCCCGGTTCGCCGCCACGCGGCATGGTGTTGACCGAATCCGAAGCGCCGCCCGAAACCCGCGTGTTCCTACGCGGCAATCCGACCAGCCGTGGCGAGCGGGTCGAAGCGCGGTTCCTGACCGCGGTTGCTCCCTACAACCACCAGCCCTTTGCCGATGGAAAGCGTCGTCGCGGCCTGGCCGAATCCATCGTAAATCCCGAAAACCCACTGACCCGACGTGTGATCGTGAACTGGATTTGGCGGCACCATTTCGGCCAGGGGCTCGTCCGTACTCCCGATGATCTGGGGACTCGCGGCACACCGCCCACGCATCCGCAGCTGCTGGATCACTTGGCCACCGCGTTTGCCGAAGACGGCTGGTCGATCAAAAAGATGCACCGCCGGATCATGTTGTCCGACGTGTACCAGCAGGCGTCCGTCGAGAACACCGAAGCGCGTCAGCGCGACGCGGAGAACCGCTTGCTGTGGCGGATGCCGCGCAAACGTGTGGAAATGGAAGCGATGCGAGATGCGATGCTGGCCGTATCGGGCGAGCTGGACACGACGAACATCGGCGGTCGACCGTTTGATCTGGAAACCGTGCCGCTGGTGCCTCGCCGCAGCGTGTACGGGTTCATCAATCGCGACATCATCTCCAATTTGTCCAGCACCTTTGACGGTGCGGACCCGACAACCTGCACCGTCAAACGTCCCGACACCCTGGTGCCCCAGCAAACGCTGTACGCCCTGAATTCCGCCTTCATTCAGGACCGGGCTGCCGCGGTCGCCAGGCTGGCGATGAATGCTTCGGCAACAAACGAAGATCGAGTGGAATGGCTGTACCGTCGGATCTACTTACGCCCGCCCGATCAAGAAGAACGGGACCTGGCGCTCGCCTTTGTCACTCGCACGCAGAATAACGACGAAACACAGATTAACGACGCAGCGTCCGACGATCGATGGGCCCAGCTGGCGCATGCCATGTTGGCCTCCAACGAATTCATTTTTCTGGATTGACCGGGTTGCTGATTCGATGCCCCATCGGCACGCACCGATCCTTCAACGAGCAAGATCATCATGGACAACACCTTCCTCTCGCCCCGCCGGCAGTTTCTCCGCCGCTGTGGGCTGGGCGTCGGATCACTGGCGCTGGCCGACATGCTGGCCGGCCCGTCGGCTAACGCCGGTTCAGCAACCCATTTTCCTGCGCGCGCCGAGCATGTGATTCACATCTTTCTTAATGGTGGCATGTCGCAGGTGGATACCTTCGACCCGAAACCAGAACTGACCCGCCGATCCGGGCAGATGTTGCCGTTTGATAATCTGCAGACCGAACGCAAAACGGGCGTCGCCCTGGCGTCGCCGTTTCAGTTCCAACAGCACGGTGAATGTGGGATGCCGATCAGCGACTTGTTCCCGCGAGTCGCCGAGTGTGCGGACGAGTTGGCTGTGATTCGTTCCATGTACGCCGAATTGCCCAGCCACGAAATGATGCTGATGTTGATGAACACCGGCCATTCCCGTTTGGTGCGTCCCAGTTTCGGATCGTGGCTGACCTGGGGCATGGGCAGCGAAAATCAGAATTTGCCCGGGTTTGTGGCCCTGTGTCCGGGCGGATTGCCGGTCGCGGGTGCCGGCAACTGGCAATCGGCGTTTCTGCCCGGCAGCTACCAGGGCACGTTGGTCGACACGGCTCAGACGGATCCGACGAAACTGATTCGTCACATTCGCAACGAGCGGATGTCAAAGTCGGATCAACTCGCTCAGCTGGAGATCTTGCAGGCACTCAATGCCAGGCACCTGGCGGAGCGTCCGCGCGAAGCGGATCTGGAAGCACGGATCCAGTCCTTTGACCTCGCCTACCGAATGCAAATGGAAGCCACCGACGCTTTCGATACTAACCAGGAACCGGAACACGTCTTGAGGCTGTACGGTGACGGGATTCAAAATCGCCAACTGCTTCTGGCACGGCGTTTGGTCGAACGCGGTGTGCGATTCGTGCAAGTCTGGCACGGCGCCGGTCAGCCCTGGGACAGTCACAACAACATCAAGGACGCCCATCGCACGGTGGCAAGCCAGTGTGATCAAGGGATCGCGGGCCTGATCAAAGATCTCAAGCAACGGGGGCTGCTGAGCAAGACGTTGATCCTGTGCAGTGGGGAATTCGGACGCACGCCGTCGGTTGAACTGGGGCAAAACGGATCGGGCGCAAGCCAGGGACGCGATCATAACCACTGGGGTTTTTCGCTTTGGATGGCAGGCGGGGGCATCAAGGGGGGGACGATCTACGGTGCGACCGACGAATTCGGCTTCAAAGCCGTCGAGAACCCGGTTTCGGTGCATGACCTGCACGCCACGATGTTGCATTTATTGGGCTTCGATCACGAACGTTTGACGTACCGATATGCGGGCCGCGATTACCGTCTGACCGATCTGTCGGGGCACGTCGTCGACGACGTCATCGCGTCCCTACCGCTGCACGCACCACTCGATTAACGGCTTCAGGGTGCTGGATTGCGTTTCGATCTTCAGTCTGTCTTGCGAATGCCTCCGGACAAAATCCAGCGATGCGGTGATCGTGTCCTGTTCCGCTGCGGTTCCCCGGTGCGTGCTCGGCTGCAACAAGGCGACACGACGCGGTGCGATGCTGGCCAGCAAATCGGGCAGGTCGTAGGCGGTTAACGCGGCCGCGACCAGCGAGTCGGCGTTCACGTCATATAGCGGATGCGTGACGATGCTCTGGTAGTCCAGCAAGGATTCGACCAGCACCAACCATTGAATCGCAGGTTCAAACGCGGCCGCGTGCAGCAGCGCCGGCCCCACGTCGCCGATGGCCACGGCTCCGATCTGGTCGGGCTTCACGTCCTCGCGGTTTTGTAAAAACTGGAACACGCGAATTGCGTCGCCGGCGTTGATCCCCGCCACGCTGCGGCCGGACATCAACGCATTAAAAAAAGGTTGCACCGGGGCGTGTCCCCGCGTGAAGCGATAGCTGGTTTCGCCGTATCCCAACAAGTCGGGCGCCGCGACGATGTACCCGTTATGCACCAGCTCCTCGATGACGCCGCCCACCGCCGCGTCGCTGGCCTTGCCCTGGTCATGCGCGTAAATGATCGCCGGCCGTGGGGGCCGCGGTGCGTCGTTCTGATCGGGGACGAAGACCAAGGTGGGAATCACGGTTTGGCCCTCGCCTGGCAGCGCCCACTTTTCCACCCGATAACCCTCGCGTTGATATTGCCCCCGAAAGACCGGAACCGCCGAGGGTTGGAGGGCACGGTAGCCGGACAACCGTTTGGCGTCATTGACCACCTTGGGCAGGTGCTGCGAAAGATCTTGGCGTTCGGCTTCCAGCTGCTTCAGCAAGGGCTGCGTTTCCCGGCGGTTGATGCTGAACACGGTCTCGCTGCTGAGTGCGGTGGAAACCTGTCCCGTCTCGGTCACCGTCAATTCGGCTTCCGATAAAAACGGATACGCGACCTCCTGTGCGTTGCCGGGGAGTTGCAAGAAGCGTTGAAAAAACGCAAAAGTGGCTTCGTTGTTCTGCTTCGTAAAGCCGTGTTCAAAGTCGTCTTCGACGTGATCAAAATGCTGGGGATGGCCGAGTGCGTTAAAAGCCCGCCGCACTTCTGCCGCCGTTTCGCGGGCGCCCTGGATGCTGAAAAAGTCGCGTGTCGTGGTGACTTGCAGGGTCGGCTCGGGCGCTCGCACTTCCAGCAGATCGGCATGATCGATGCCCAGCAGGGGACCACGATAAAATACCTGTTCTGCGTCCTGCGGTCCGATCGACCCCAACAGCCGGCTGATGCTGGTGATGAACCCGGTGGGCGCCACCGCGGCGACTCGCGGGTCCACCGCCCCGATGTAGCTGCTTTGCGTGCCCCCGCCCGACAAGCCGGTCGCTCCGATGCGATCCGGATCGACCTCGGGGCGGGTCAACAGATAATCGATCGCGCGAATGCCATCCCAAGTGAAGTAGCGGGCGATCGACCGCCCGGATAGAAAACACTGGACCCCGGCATGCGAATGCTCTTGAGTTGACCCACCGACGGTCGATCGACCAGTTGCGGGATCGACATACTGCAACCGTTCGCCCTGTCCTAGCGGGTCGATGGTGAACACCACAAAACCCTTGTGCACCAGATTCAGGATCACGTTCTGATAGATGTCTCGCCGGAATGCTTGAGCGGAATGTCCGATCACGTCCAAAATCGCGGGTCCGCGGCCGGAATGTCCCTCGGGGATAAACAATGCTCCGGTGACGAAGAAGTTTGGCATCGATTCAAACACGATCTTCTCGACCCGGTAGCCATCCTTGTTGATGACGCCGGTCACACGGGCATTGAGTGGAGAGCGGTCGGGCCAGGGGCCGAGAATCTCGTCCAAGGTCCGACGCACCTTGGCCTGCCGCTGTTGCCAATCCTCGGATGTCT containing:
- a CDS encoding PSD1 and planctomycete cytochrome C domain-containing protein; translation: MITSQVSNGRAVIRIAVGLGLAICLSSAAGPSGSPALANDTSPANKISFSGDVRPILAEYCVQCHGPDDQERQADLRLDSRDDRTSDVIVAGAPDESELILRLTTEDLEMRMPPPELQKRPTANEIEILRRWIDQGATFERHWSYQPIGDPDVPEPSGDASTEIDRFIVAALEKNGLTLAPRLDRRRLIRRATFDLIGLPPSPAEVEAFVDDAAADDVAFAKVIDRLLQSPRYGERWGRHWLDIARYADTHGGSAIGFTRFPFSYTYRDYVIGAFNDDLPYDEFVRQQLAADQLDLPANDPALAALGFLTVGMQFRSVHDLIDDQIDVVTRGLMGMTVACARCHDHKFDEIPTTDYYALYATLASSTSPDDLPVLGEPSPTDQLRDYQRRLEERQTIYRDMARDQIEVMRNRLRSQVGLYLTELAKGVPEQDLSAAFLSYRTDDVRPVVLNRWRTYLGTLSEQDPVFFAWIRLRETPADQFQAACEQLVQTLKAENGDPAKYKDMHNMSVEAPIWNPRVLDALAEAKPASLIELAAVYGELFTEVHLGWLTALHEASMEATPTGDLITDEDPRHAEINSAINQQLRRHLYESGTPTDVPDEIAVKMLNRTVSDKLSGKRGTIHALHLNSPGSPPRGMVLTESEAPPETRVFLRGNPTSRGERVEARFLTAVAPYNHQPFADGKRRRGLAESIVNPENPLTRRVIVNWIWRHHFGQGLVRTPDDLGTRGTPPTHPQLLDHLATAFAEDGWSIKKMHRRIMLSDVYQQASVENTEARQRDAENRLLWRMPRKRVEMEAMRDAMLAVSGELDTTNIGGRPFDLETVPLVPRRSVYGFINRDIISNLSSTFDGADPTTCTVKRPDTLVPQQTLYALNSAFIQDRAAAVARLAMNASATNEDRVEWLYRRIYLRPPDQEERDLALAFVTRTQNNDETQINDAASDDRWAQLAHAMLASNEFIFLD
- a CDS encoding DUF1501 domain-containing protein, yielding MDNTFLSPRRQFLRRCGLGVGSLALADMLAGPSANAGSATHFPARAEHVIHIFLNGGMSQVDTFDPKPELTRRSGQMLPFDNLQTERKTGVALASPFQFQQHGECGMPISDLFPRVAECADELAVIRSMYAELPSHEMMLMLMNTGHSRLVRPSFGSWLTWGMGSENQNLPGFVALCPGGLPVAGAGNWQSAFLPGSYQGTLVDTAQTDPTKLIRHIRNERMSKSDQLAQLEILQALNARHLAERPREADLEARIQSFDLAYRMQMEATDAFDTNQEPEHVLRLYGDGIQNRQLLLARRLVERGVRFVQVWHGAGQPWDSHNNIKDAHRTVASQCDQGIAGLIKDLKQRGLLSKTLILCSGEFGRTPSVELGQNGSGASQGRDHNHWGFSLWMAGGGIKGGTIYGATDEFGFKAVENPVSVHDLHATMLHLLGFDHERLTYRYAGRDYRLTDLSGHVVDDVIASLPLHAPLD
- a CDS encoding alpha/beta hydrolase family protein is translated as MIKTIWLVLLFPVAASQAAENLTVLGGRTDNTAQWIDWSDPGLMLVHHLNGLTRDCLAAREAEIADLETSEDWQQRQAKVRRTLDEILGPWPDRSPLNARVTGVINKDGYRVEKIVFESMPNFFVTGALFIPEGHSGRGPAILDVIGHSAQAFRRDIYQNVILNLVHKGFVVFTIDPLGQGERLQYVDPATGRSTVGGSTQEHSHAGVQCFLSGRSIARYFTWDGIRAIDYLLTRPEVDPDRIGATGLSGGGTQSSYIGAVDPRVAAVAPTGFITSISRLLGSIGPQDAEQVFYRGPLLGIDHADLLEVRAPEPTLQVTTTRDFFSIQGARETAAEVRRAFNALGHPQHFDHVEDDFEHGFTKQNNEATFAFFQRFLQLPGNAQEVAYPFLSEAELTVTETGQVSTALSSETVFSINRRETQPLLKQLEAERQDLSQHLPKVVNDAKRLSGYRALQPSAVPVFRGQYQREGYRVEKWALPGEGQTVIPTLVFVPDQNDAPRPPRPAIIYAHDQGKASDAAVGGVIEELVHNGYIVAAPDLLGYGETSYRFTRGHAPVQPFFNALMSGRSVAGINAGDAIRVFQFLQNREDVKPDQIGAVAIGDVGPALLHAAAFEPAIQWLVLVESLLDYQSIVTHPLYDVNADSLVAAALTAYDLPDLLASIAPRRVALLQPSTHRGTAAEQDTITASLDFVRRHSQDRLKIETQSSTLKPLIEWCVQR